The following coding sequences are from one Treponema parvum window:
- a CDS encoding tripartite tricarboxylate transporter permease produces the protein MGNIFGNLAMGFGTIANIQSVLFILLGVIVGILGGAIPGISPSMAVALLLPITYSLSPITAMVMLMGIYIGANYGGSITAVAINTPGTPSATVTAFDGYPMLKNGKAGEAMGISLWSSVIGGLIGALILIFFSVPLSQVALKFWPSEYFALCIMGLTTVATLGGKHWEKALVTCVFGLLLNTMGLDPTFGIKRFTFGVTKLFDGFEMVPVLIGLFALGEVLNNLEHYKAGQKSTQEKVDYKLPKLRYYWKLKFSILRSGLIGCIIGIFPGAGGTIASFLAYDVEKRMGKHPEEFGKGAPEGVAAAEASNSGSVGGAMVPLLTLGIPGSSTAAVLLSALMIHNLNPGPKLFTDEPALVYGLFASMFIANALMIFVGTYGAKLWVRVGYIKKTILYPLIFAFAILGSYSIKKSMFDVGTCLAFGLIGWMMKKFDYPASPLVLGIVLGKLIETNYVQTLMVTGPIGFIQRPLTVILFVVSIAAIAYPIIAGRRKEKKLHQSRERQGKPETDSKN, from the coding sequence ATGGGTAACATTTTTGGAAATCTTGCAATGGGCTTCGGAACCATCGCCAACATACAGTCTGTCCTGTTCATTCTGCTTGGAGTGATTGTAGGGATCCTGGGAGGGGCAATACCGGGGATCTCACCGTCAATGGCGGTTGCTCTTCTTCTGCCTATCACCTACTCCCTTTCACCGATAACCGCAATGGTCATGCTGATGGGGATTTACATCGGCGCAAACTATGGCGGCTCCATCACAGCGGTGGCAATCAACACACCCGGAACGCCGTCCGCAACCGTCACAGCCTTTGACGGCTATCCAATGCTCAAGAACGGCAAAGCTGGAGAAGCAATGGGGATCTCTCTGTGGTCTTCAGTAATCGGAGGTCTGATCGGGGCATTGATTCTGATCTTCTTCAGCGTTCCCTTATCACAGGTGGCCCTAAAATTCTGGCCCTCCGAGTACTTCGCGCTCTGCATAATGGGTCTGACCACAGTAGCCACCCTTGGAGGAAAGCACTGGGAAAAGGCTCTTGTGACATGTGTTTTCGGTCTTCTGCTCAATACCATGGGCCTTGACCCGACCTTTGGAATCAAGCGTTTCACCTTTGGTGTAACGAAGCTGTTCGACGGCTTTGAGATGGTTCCTGTACTGATCGGTCTTTTTGCCCTTGGAGAGGTTCTCAACAACCTTGAGCACTACAAGGCAGGTCAGAAATCTACCCAGGAGAAGGTTGACTACAAGCTTCCAAAGCTCAGATACTACTGGAAACTGAAGTTCTCCATCCTACGCTCCGGTCTCATTGGCTGTATAATCGGGATATTCCCAGGCGCGGGCGGAACTATTGCCTCATTCCTTGCATATGACGTTGAAAAGCGTATGGGCAAGCATCCTGAGGAGTTCGGAAAGGGCGCTCCAGAAGGTGTTGCAGCTGCAGAGGCGTCAAACTCCGGATCCGTAGGCGGTGCAATGGTTCCACTGTTGACCTTAGGCATCCCAGGATCTTCAACCGCAGCGGTTCTGCTCTCCGCACTGATGATCCACAACCTGAATCCCGGACCGAAGCTGTTCACGGACGAGCCGGCGCTGGTCTATGGCCTCTTTGCCTCTATGTTCATCGCAAACGCCCTGATGATCTTCGTAGGAACCTATGGGGCAAAGCTCTGGGTAAGAGTCGGATACATCAAGAAGACCATCCTATATCCTCTGATCTTCGCCTTTGCAATCCTTGGAAGCTATTCAATCAAGAAATCAATGTTTGACGTAGGGACTTGTCTTGCATTCGGACTCATAGGCTGGATGATGAAGAAGTTCGATTACCCGGCCTCCCCTCTTGTGCTTGGAATTGTACTTGGGAAGCTCATCGAGACGAACTACGTCCAGACCTTGATGGTCACCGGTCCCATTGGATTCATACAGAGACCTCTGACGGTCATCCTGTTCGTGGTCTCCATAGCTGCGATAGCATATCCCATCATCGCAGGTAGGCGTAAGGAGAAGAAGCTTCACCAGTCCCGGGAGAGACAAGGAAAACCCGAAACGGATTCCAAGAACTGA
- a CDS encoding tripartite tricarboxylate transporter TctB family protein: MESFSKWLTGLSYWWILAAFAAIMVGLYFLFNGIKMTKNVKCQLLVLCGMDLVTLLFYLLTFNLRISKLAAEAGVTPRTMPRLWALFMLLCSIGAFFAIIKQEAKKDEKFNKWVFSLLVGLGSIFSVLLFNYIGYYISSAIFIFVVMVAMGERNKFQLILVPIIWCLFTYFVFYKLLYIKLPFGSLFNGLVR; this comes from the coding sequence ATGGAAAGCTTTTCAAAATGGCTGACCGGCCTTAGCTATTGGTGGATCTTGGCAGCCTTCGCTGCAATCATGGTCGGTCTGTACTTTCTCTTCAACGGCATCAAGATGACCAAGAACGTAAAGTGCCAGTTGCTTGTGCTCTGCGGTATGGATCTTGTCACGCTGCTGTTCTATCTTCTCACCTTCAACCTGAGAATCAGCAAGCTCGCGGCAGAGGCCGGAGTGACACCAAGAACAATGCCTAGGCTCTGGGCACTGTTCATGCTTCTCTGCTCAATCGGAGCATTCTTTGCGATCATAAAACAGGAGGCAAAGAAGGATGAGAAATTCAACAAGTGGGTCTTCTCCCTCCTTGTGGGATTGGGATCCATCTTCAGTGTGCTCCTGTTCAATTACATCGGCTATTACATCTCAAGCGCAATCTTCATATTCGTTGTGATGGTTGCAATGGGAGAGAGGAACAAGTTCCAGCTGATTCTTGTCCCGATCATCTGGTGCCTGTTCACATATTTTGTTTTCTACAAGCTGCTGTACATCAAGCTCCCTTTTGGAAGCCTGTTCAACGGGTTGGTCAGGTAA
- a CDS encoding tripartite tricarboxylate transporter substrate-binding protein, whose translation MRKALTVLLVLVVGLTTLFANGGKENAADGKEWKPGQPITIMNHVAVGGAMDLYSRKWVEIAAKYTDATFVVDNNSGAGGLTAGEWVLNQDADGYTVFALAPTYLDAVIQAELDCSEYVDGFTYIYNLMADPYCVLVPKTSQFNTFKELIEWSKAGNLITLSEPNYGAKYIDAVQVFGSIKGVNFKAISYESAKKNFAALLGGQTIASVGNPGDTKKYEVRALVIGNTTPVPGLEHVPNYEQLGYSKELDTISMWRGYAVKKGTPSGMIAWFQDICDKVSADREWIDYMTGNKLTVLTERTKAFTATVEKEVVSTIEVLKSVDQISQDYKR comes from the coding sequence ATGAGAAAAGCATTAACTGTACTATTGGTTTTGGTCGTTGGTCTTACAACTTTATTTGCAAATGGTGGCAAGGAGAATGCAGCGGATGGGAAGGAATGGAAACCCGGTCAGCCGATTACAATAATGAACCATGTGGCGGTAGGAGGGGCAATGGACCTCTACTCAAGAAAGTGGGTTGAGATTGCCGCAAAGTATACAGATGCCACATTCGTCGTTGACAACAACTCAGGCGCCGGCGGACTCACCGCTGGTGAGTGGGTCCTGAACCAGGATGCGGACGGCTACACTGTCTTCGCACTGGCTCCAACCTACCTCGACGCCGTCATACAGGCAGAGCTTGACTGCTCAGAATATGTAGATGGCTTCACCTACATCTACAATCTTATGGCAGACCCGTACTGCGTACTCGTCCCTAAAACTTCACAGTTCAATACCTTTAAGGAGCTGATAGAATGGTCAAAGGCAGGAAACCTCATCACACTGTCAGAACCCAACTACGGAGCAAAATACATTGATGCGGTACAGGTCTTCGGTTCCATTAAAGGCGTAAACTTCAAAGCCATTTCCTATGAAAGCGCAAAGAAGAACTTCGCCGCACTGCTGGGCGGCCAGACAATAGCATCTGTTGGAAACCCCGGAGACACGAAAAAGTATGAGGTGAGAGCTCTTGTAATCGGAAACACAACCCCTGTCCCCGGACTTGAGCATGTTCCGAACTATGAGCAGCTCGGCTATTCAAAGGAACTCGACACCATATCCATGTGGAGAGGCTATGCCGTCAAGAAGGGTACGCCGTCAGGTATGATCGCATGGTTCCAAGACATCTGCGACAAGGTTTCAGCTGACCGGGAGTGGATTGACTACATGACAGGAAACAAGCTTACAGTGCTGACCGAGAGGACTAAGGCCTTTACGGCAACAGTTGAGAAAGAAGTGGTCAGCACAATTGAGGTTCTCAAGAGCGTTGATCAGATCAGCCAGGATTACAAGAGATAA
- a CDS encoding Ppx/GppA phosphatase family protein, translating to MSRKAIIDIGSNSIKFFVGELAADRTIKTVLDTNDIARLGEGLDSTGAISPEAMERNVASVAAFAKQAKELGADQIVSVGTMALRKASNSTEFVEKVKKTCGVEVQIIPGEEEARLSYLAILSGLPLEKDTDLVVFDTGGGSTEFIYGKGTQMVKRFSVNLGAVRITENYLKADPVSPADVQAAIAQIDKEFKEAGVNGKPAQLVGMGGTVTSMGAVKHKMVKYDPSVIQGSRLTKKDIEEQIEEYSKRTVEQRKELPGLQPKRADVILAGACILKVITDRLGADGLTISDRGLRHGLAFDLFQK from the coding sequence ATGAGCAGAAAAGCAATCATTGATATTGGGTCCAACTCAATCAAGTTCTTTGTGGGAGAGCTGGCCGCAGACAGAACCATAAAGACAGTGCTGGACACAAATGACATAGCCCGTCTTGGTGAGGGCCTTGATTCCACAGGAGCAATCAGTCCAGAGGCGATGGAGCGTAACGTCGCTTCTGTTGCGGCCTTTGCGAAACAGGCAAAGGAACTTGGTGCAGACCAGATTGTGAGCGTCGGGACAATGGCACTCAGAAAAGCAAGTAACAGCACTGAATTCGTGGAGAAGGTCAAAAAGACCTGTGGCGTTGAGGTTCAGATCATCCCTGGAGAGGAGGAAGCCAGACTAAGCTACCTTGCGATCCTTTCAGGCCTTCCTCTGGAGAAGGATACGGATCTAGTGGTCTTTGACACGGGAGGCGGAAGCACAGAGTTTATCTACGGCAAAGGCACACAGATGGTCAAGAGATTCTCGGTCAACTTGGGTGCAGTCAGGATCACGGAGAACTACCTGAAAGCGGATCCTGTATCCCCTGCAGATGTTCAGGCGGCCATTGCACAGATAGACAAGGAGTTCAAGGAAGCCGGAGTCAACGGAAAACCGGCGCAGCTTGTCGGAATGGGCGGAACAGTCACCAGCATGGGTGCAGTGAAGCATAAGATGGTCAAGTATGACCCATCGGTCATCCAAGGCTCACGCCTGACAAAGAAGGATATCGAAGAGCAGATTGAAGAGTACTCAAAGCGCACAGTGGAGCAGAGAAAGGAGCTTCCCGGACTGCAGCCCAAGCGTGCAGATGTGATTCTTGCAGGAGCCTGCATTCTGAAGGTCATTACGGACAGACTCGGCGCAGATGGGCTGACGATCTCTGACAGAGGTCTCCGACACGGTCTGGCCTTCGATCTGTTCCAGAAATAA
- a CDS encoding LysR family transcriptional regulator yields the protein MTLHNIKVFCAVYEEGSMSRAAVRLNMTQPGVSKVVSDMERYYENVFFVRRNKRLYLTDAGKQLYKDSKTVLQAFSRLENNAAHSQKTRSIVLGCTSGIGFSMMTDVLLKFRRKYPDCKLYLRDSSSRRIREMVLSGTCDVAMVQHSDTDPRLHQEPFCRNELVAVCSPLYRLRSDKKILSLEDIVNEDLILLEKDRATRILIDNLAMEHNYVLNPIWTSSSPSNVKELAAKGEGVAILFEIQVRNELQSGKLVRIPIDVSITSNFFILHRSDIWLSEEQQYLISLCREYAP from the coding sequence ATGACGTTACATAATATAAAGGTTTTCTGTGCCGTATATGAAGAAGGAAGCATGTCACGTGCCGCCGTGAGGCTGAACATGACTCAGCCCGGTGTCAGCAAGGTTGTCTCCGATATGGAGAGGTACTATGAGAATGTCTTCTTTGTGCGCCGCAACAAGCGGCTTTATCTCACAGATGCCGGCAAGCAGCTCTACAAGGACTCAAAGACGGTTCTGCAGGCTTTCTCCCGCCTGGAGAACAATGCCGCACACAGCCAGAAGACCCGCTCCATAGTGCTTGGCTGCACCTCTGGAATAGGTTTTTCGATGATGACGGATGTCCTTCTGAAGTTCAGGCGAAAGTACCCGGACTGCAAGCTGTATCTAAGAGACAGTTCATCCAGACGGATTCGGGAGATGGTCCTCTCCGGAACCTGCGATGTCGCGATGGTACAACATTCCGATACAGATCCCAGACTGCACCAGGAGCCGTTCTGCCGCAATGAGCTTGTGGCTGTCTGCAGTCCACTGTATAGGCTGCGGAGCGACAAGAAGATTCTCTCCCTTGAGGATATCGTCAATGAGGATCTGATCCTTCTTGAGAAGGACAGGGCGACAAGGATACTTATAGACAACCTTGCAATGGAACACAACTATGTGCTCAATCCTATATGGACAAGTTCCTCGCCTTCCAACGTAAAAGAACTTGCGGCGAAGGGGGAGGGTGTTGCCATTCTCTTTGAGATCCAGGTGAGAAACGAGCTTCAAAGCGGGAAGCTTGTGAGGATTCCGATAGACGTCAGCATCACAAGCAACTTCTTTATACTCCACAGAAGCGACATCTGGCTATCCGAAGAGCAGCAGTACCTCATCTCACTTTGCAGGGAATACGCTCCATAA
- the fliF gene encoding flagellar basal-body MS-ring/collar protein FliF, whose protein sequence is MMNEWLKKFIASLKGAWAKWTIIQKGILFGIVAVAVFALILLLNISSKPTTVRLFGTPITDENARNAIIFRLDQENVETWVDAAGYISVANAQTAYRMRDLLLAENLVPSNVNPYAFFDQTNWATTDFDREIQWQRATTQLVKQHLEALSDVTYADVNIVKPERTLFASEQNPVTASVILKVVPGSDLLTSRRRILGVQNLLLKAVEGLTAENVTIADGDGNILNDFGSMADSDRVDIVAKEQKLIQKLETEYRAKVLRALQTTLTEDRVRDLNIKIDMDMSKRSSQSTEYKPITIRADNPDTVYDDSELRDTFPISSQTVTKEWQGTGYNPEGPAGTEGQTPPVYSDMSNVIGRSTETAVTQNNVINTTTTQEERSPTIDRITVSVNIDGTWTKKYDKNHNLVINDGRIDREYTPVSHEDLEKLADYVRNSIGYDRARGYAVTVTNIQFDRTSQFAAEDEAYFRAMQTRMTVLMILGGLALILLLFIIVRFIARELERRKRLREEELLRRQQSAREQALWDAKEEGMEVSMSVEERRRAELQENAIAMAKEHPEDVAMLVRTWLMEE, encoded by the coding sequence ATGATGAACGAATGGCTTAAAAAGTTCATCGCTTCTTTAAAAGGAGCGTGGGCTAAATGGACCATAATTCAAAAAGGAATATTATTCGGGATCGTCGCGGTCGCCGTCTTTGCTCTGATACTTCTGCTTAATATTTCTTCAAAACCGACTACAGTCCGTCTTTTCGGCACTCCGATCACCGATGAAAATGCGCGAAACGCTATTATCTTCAGACTTGATCAGGAAAACGTCGAGACTTGGGTGGATGCCGCCGGATACATATCGGTCGCAAATGCGCAGACCGCATACAGAATGCGGGATCTTCTTCTTGCCGAAAATCTTGTTCCGTCAAATGTTAATCCTTATGCATTTTTTGATCAGACTAACTGGGCTACGACCGATTTTGACCGTGAAATCCAATGGCAACGCGCTACCACGCAGTTGGTCAAACAACACCTTGAAGCTTTGTCCGACGTCACCTACGCGGACGTTAATATCGTAAAACCCGAGAGGACGCTGTTCGCTTCGGAGCAGAATCCCGTTACGGCCAGCGTTATTTTAAAAGTCGTGCCGGGCAGCGATCTTCTTACCAGCCGCCGCAGAATTCTCGGCGTTCAAAATCTGCTTTTAAAAGCGGTCGAAGGACTTACCGCCGAAAACGTGACTATCGCGGACGGCGACGGAAACATCCTTAACGATTTCGGAAGCATGGCCGACAGCGATCGGGTAGACATAGTCGCAAAAGAGCAAAAGCTCATCCAAAAACTTGAAACCGAATACAGGGCGAAGGTTCTGCGCGCGCTTCAAACTACATTGACCGAAGACCGTGTCCGCGACTTGAACATAAAGATCGACATGGATATGTCCAAGCGTTCGTCGCAGTCCACCGAGTACAAACCCATAACTATCAGAGCTGATAATCCCGATACCGTTTACGACGATTCCGAATTGCGTGACACCTTCCCGATCTCTTCTCAGACCGTAACTAAGGAATGGCAGGGCACAGGCTATAATCCCGAAGGGCCTGCGGGAACCGAAGGGCAAACTCCGCCCGTTTATTCGGACATGTCCAACGTCATAGGCCGATCTACGGAAACTGCGGTAACTCAGAACAATGTGATTAACACTACGACTACACAGGAAGAGCGAAGCCCTACGATCGATCGTATAACTGTTTCCGTAAACATCGACGGAACGTGGACAAAAAAATATGATAAAAACCACAATCTCGTAATTAACGACGGACGAATAGACCGCGAATATACGCCCGTCTCGCATGAAGATCTGGAAAAATTGGCCGACTATGTCCGCAATTCCATAGGCTATGACAGAGCGCGTGGTTATGCGGTTACGGTTACGAATATTCAGTTTGACCGCACGTCTCAATTTGCCGCCGAAGATGAAGCATATTTCAGAGCTATGCAGACAAGGATGACCGTTTTGATGATTCTCGGCGGCTTGGCCTTGATACTGCTCCTGTTCATAATTGTCAGATTTATCGCCCGGGAATTGGAGCGGCGCAAGAGACTGCGCGAAGAAGAGCTTTTGCGGCGGCAGCAGTCCGCCCGCGAACAGGCTCTTTGGGACGCAAAAGAGGAAGGCATGGAAGTTTCCATGTCCGTCGAAGAACGCCGCCGCGCAGAGCTGCAGGAAAACGCGATTGCAATGGCAAAAGAACATCCCGAAGACGTCGCAATGCTTGTGCGCACTTGGTTGATGGAGGAATAA
- the fliG gene encoding flagellar motor switch protein FliG, whose product MAEATTPAKTGTSSKKNSKDYKSLTGRQKAAIFLVSLGSDVSSDIMKHLREDEVETLTFEIARLEKVDADFKDAVLEEFQELMSAQNFITTGGIDYARELLEKSLGSQKAIDIINRLTSSLQVRPFDFIRRTDPAHLLNFIQQEYPQTIALILAYLEPNKAAVILQNLPEEIQAEVSKRLATMDRTSPDVLREVERVLEKKLSTLSSEDYTAAGGVESIVEILNLVDRSSEKSIIESLEEDDPDLAEEIKKRMFVFEDIVMLDDRAIQKVLREVDTQELSKALKAVDTEVQDKIFRNMSKRAASMLKEDMEFMGPVRLKDVEESQQKIVSTIRRLEDSGEIVIARSGEDELVT is encoded by the coding sequence ATGGCAGAAGCTACAACACCCGCAAAAACAGGAACTTCATCAAAGAAAAATTCAAAGGACTATAAAAGTCTCACCGGCCGTCAAAAGGCTGCGATATTTCTCGTTTCTTTGGGAAGCGACGTCTCTTCGGACATAATGAAACATCTGCGCGAAGACGAAGTCGAAACCCTCACTTTTGAAATCGCAAGGCTTGAAAAGGTCGACGCGGATTTTAAAGATGCGGTTCTCGAAGAATTCCAGGAACTCATGAGCGCGCAGAATTTTATCACGACCGGCGGTATAGATTATGCGCGTGAACTGCTTGAAAAATCATTGGGAAGCCAAAAGGCTATAGACATTATAAACAGGCTCACAAGTTCTCTGCAGGTGCGGCCGTTTGACTTTATCCGCCGCACGGATCCGGCTCACCTGCTTAACTTTATTCAGCAGGAATATCCGCAGACCATCGCTCTTATTTTGGCGTATTTGGAACCCAATAAGGCTGCAGTTATCCTTCAGAATCTGCCGGAAGAGATACAGGCCGAAGTTTCAAAGCGTCTTGCGACTATGGACCGTACTTCGCCCGACGTTTTGCGCGAAGTAGAACGCGTTCTTGAAAAAAAGCTTTCCACACTGTCAAGCGAAGATTATACCGCAGCCGGCGGAGTCGAAAGCATTGTAGAAATTCTTAACCTTGTCGACCGTTCTTCCGAAAAGTCCATCATCGAGTCTCTCGAAGAGGACGATCCCGATTTGGCTGAAGAGATCAAAAAGCGCATGTTCGTTTTCGAAGACATCGTCATGCTCGACGATCGCGCAATTCAGAAAGTACTGCGCGAAGTCGATACGCAAGAGCTGTCAAAGGCGCTCAAAGCCGTCGACACGGAAGTTCAAGACAAAATTTTCAGAAATATGTCGAAGCGCGCCGCAAGTATGCTTAAAGAAGATATGGAATTCATGGGACCGGTACGGTTGAAAGACGTCGAAGAATCCCAGCAAAAGATCGTATCGACTATCAGGCGCCTTGAAGATTCAGGCGAAATCGTTATTGCACGCTCGGGAGAAGACGAGCTTGTTACATGA
- the fliH gene encoding flagellar assembly protein FliH — protein sequence MAKTVFRPNEIKKRPGEVMLKLVHSYEPKVEEVVEEAPVYEGPTVEDLKREADEYRARWEDEKKLMLEKAQAEAAEIVSKAKDDAFSEVKKQSDQAQVIKTDAQNNAAQIIKEAQEQALKIIDEAHAEQEKIKQQSSKEGYEKGHEDGYVYGKAEADRLVERMHTILTAVMQRREEILQETEQQIVELVILMARKVIKVLSENQKSIIMNNVLLALKKVKGRGDVILRVNLEDVKMTAEHTRDFIERVENIKNISVIEDSSVERGGCIVETDFGAIDARISSQLKELEDKILEVAPIKTITKSDIINPDA from the coding sequence ATGGCAAAGACAGTATTCAGACCGAATGAAATAAAAAAACGTCCCGGCGAAGTCATGTTAAAACTTGTGCACTCTTACGAACCTAAGGTCGAAGAAGTGGTTGAAGAAGCTCCCGTGTACGAAGGTCCTACCGTCGAAGATCTTAAACGCGAAGCCGACGAATACCGCGCCCGCTGGGAAGATGAAAAAAAGCTCATGCTGGAAAAAGCGCAGGCCGAAGCGGCGGAAATAGTTTCTAAGGCAAAGGACGATGCGTTCAGCGAAGTAAAAAAACAATCCGATCAGGCGCAGGTGATAAAGACCGATGCCCAAAATAATGCTGCGCAGATAATAAAGGAAGCGCAAGAGCAGGCTTTAAAGATAATCGACGAAGCTCATGCCGAACAGGAAAAAATAAAGCAGCAGTCGTCGAAAGAAGGGTACGAAAAGGGACATGAGGACGGCTACGTATACGGAAAGGCGGAAGCGGATCGGCTTGTAGAGCGCATGCATACTATTTTAACTGCGGTGATGCAGCGCCGTGAAGAAATATTGCAGGAAACCGAACAGCAGATCGTAGAACTTGTGATCCTCATGGCCAGAAAAGTTATAAAAGTGCTTTCGGAAAATCAAAAGAGCATAATCATGAACAACGTTTTGCTCGCTCTTAAAAAAGTCAAGGGGCGCGGCGACGTTATTCTCCGCGTAAATTTGGAAGACGTAAAGATGACGGCCGAACACACGCGAGATTTTATAGAGCGCGTTGAAAATATAAAAAACATAAGCGTTATCGAAGATTCTTCGGTAGAAAGAGGCGGCTGTATAGTGGAAACAGATTTCGGCGCTATCGACGCACGCATTTCAAGCCAGCTGAAAGAACTTGAAGATAAGATCCTTGAAGTGGCGCCCATAAAGACAATCACAAAGTCGGATATAATTAATCCTGATGCGTAA
- a CDS encoding FliI/YscN family ATPase, translated as MRSSYTAEFDFAKYLNEIKRAETILYVGHVSAVNGLEIESIGPRSVIGEMCTIRIPSTKTELMAEVVGLSDTTVKLTAFGDTKGIEVGCEVVASGNVLQVGVGPKLLGRVIDATGKPCDGLGDVAPEKFYPAVASPPDPMTRKAVERRISTGVRAIDSLLAVGKGQRMGIFAGSGVGKSTLISMIARNTDADINVIALIGERGREVLDFIKRDLGKEGLKRSVVIVATSDQPSICRLRAAYVATAVAEYFRDQGNDVMFMFDSVTRFAQSQREIGLANGEPPAQRGYPPSVFDMIPKLLERTGTNDKGSITAFYTVLVDGDDMNEPITDKVRGTIDGHIVLSRALAQKYHFPAIDVLQSISRLSRRVSGLQTRKACGVIRELMASYATNETLITTGNYQKGNSAFIDRAIEKHDAIENFLKQEEFEKCTMEETLTRLSELSEIEIPEEEFKDDAGMMIRSVAQIADEAAAAAAEE; from the coding sequence ATGAGATCGTCATACACGGCTGAATTTGATTTTGCAAAATATTTAAATGAGATAAAAAGAGCGGAAACCATTTTATACGTGGGACACGTTTCCGCCGTAAACGGACTCGAAATTGAAAGCATAGGGCCGCGTTCTGTTATAGGTGAAATGTGTACTATCCGTATTCCGAGCACTAAGACCGAACTCATGGCCGAAGTTGTAGGACTTTCGGACACGACGGTTAAACTTACGGCTTTCGGAGACACAAAGGGAATTGAAGTGGGATGCGAAGTGGTCGCTTCAGGTAACGTTCTTCAAGTAGGCGTAGGGCCTAAGCTCTTAGGGCGCGTTATCGACGCTACCGGTAAGCCGTGCGACGGACTGGGCGACGTCGCTCCTGAAAAATTTTATCCTGCGGTAGCTTCTCCTCCCGATCCTATGACGCGAAAGGCTGTGGAAAGACGAATTTCTACGGGCGTCCGGGCGATAGATTCCCTTCTTGCCGTGGGTAAAGGGCAGCGAATGGGGATTTTTGCGGGATCGGGAGTGGGAAAGTCCACCCTAATAAGCATGATTGCTCGGAACACCGACGCCGATATAAATGTCATAGCCTTGATAGGCGAGCGCGGACGCGAAGTTTTGGATTTTATCAAGCGCGATCTGGGCAAGGAAGGGCTTAAGCGTTCGGTAGTCATAGTTGCGACGAGCGACCAGCCTTCAATATGCCGGCTCCGCGCAGCATACGTCGCTACGGCGGTAGCCGAATACTTTCGCGATCAGGGAAACGACGTAATGTTTATGTTTGATTCGGTCACGCGCTTTGCGCAGTCTCAGCGCGAAATCGGCCTTGCAAACGGCGAACCGCCTGCGCAGCGCGGCTATCCTCCCAGCGTCTTTGACATGATACCCAAACTCCTTGAGCGCACCGGCACGAACGACAAGGGATCCATTACGGCTTTTTATACCGTCCTTGTGGACGGGGACGATATGAACGAACCGATCACCGACAAGGTAAGAGGAACTATTGACGGACACATCGTTTTAAGCCGCGCGCTGGCGCAAAAATACCATTTTCCCGCTATCGACGTTTTGCAGAGCATAAGCCGTCTTTCGCGCAGAGTTTCCGGACTGCAGACACGAAAAGCTTGCGGTGTCATAAGGGAGCTTATGGCGTCTTACGCCACGAACGAAACCCTTATAACCACAGGAAATTATCAAAAAGGAAATTCCGCATTTATCGACAGGGCGATTGAAAAACACGACGCTATTGAAAATTTTTTAAAGCAGGAAGAATTTGAAAAGTGTACGATGGAAGAAACTTTGACGCGGCTTTCCGAACTTTCCGAAATCGAAATTCCGGAAGAAGAATTCAAAGACGACGCGGGAATGATGATAAGATCCGTCGCACAGATTGCGGACGAGGCCGCCGCAGCCGCCGCTGAAGAATGA
- the fliJ gene encoding flagellar export protein FliJ — MKKFDFPLEKILKLRRFQQEQAEIELGKALQEEQAIQNKLDSIARQHAAAAANIKGSLDFEVISSAQQFFRLLEIQKEALLNDLAEAKLVSEQKRRVLQEKMKKTASLEKLGEEEYEKYRRESFREEEAVVDDIINSHFGRKN; from the coding sequence ATGAAAAAATTTGATTTTCCGCTTGAAAAAATTCTTAAACTTAGGCGCTTTCAGCAGGAGCAGGCTGAAATAGAGCTTGGAAAAGCTCTGCAGGAAGAGCAGGCTATTCAAAACAAACTCGATTCTATTGCGCGACAGCACGCGGCGGCTGCGGCGAATATCAAAGGGTCTTTAGACTTTGAAGTTATAAGTTCCGCTCAGCAGTTTTTTCGTTTGCTTGAAATTCAAAAAGAAGCTCTGCTGAACGATTTGGCTGAGGCCAAACTTGTAAGCGAGCAAAAACGCCGCGTCCTTCAGGAAAAAATGAAAAAGACGGCTTCTCTTGAAAAACTCGGGGAAGAAGAATATGAAAAATACAGACGGGAATCGTTTCGTGAAGAAGAAGCCGTCGTCGACGATATAATAAATTCCCACTTCGGCAGAAAAAACTGA